A genomic stretch from Cydia amplana chromosome 1, ilCydAmpl1.1, whole genome shotgun sequence includes:
- the LOC134647953 gene encoding small glutamine-rich tetratricopeptide repeat-containing protein alpha-like: MSDVKIVAASIVSFLKQQLEGSELSADSRESVEVAVQCIETSFELGATDTARAVDLLALVRNTNSAGGTAPGPVSAATSAVAEQLKNEGNELMKAEKHREALERYSRAVELDPRNAVYFCNRAAAHFKLGEHEAAVADCTAALALQPDYSKAHGRLGLALTALERHREARQAYARAAQLEPDNESYRQNLRLADERLAARGERGPVDLGGLLQNPALLNMATEMLADPNMQNLISGLMSGTQAQGGGTGAGAAGAGGMSALLEAGQALAQHMQAANPELVEQLRRQVRPPGPTPPQ, from the coding sequence ATGTCGGACGTAAAGATCGTCGCGGCGTCGATCGTCAGCTTCTTAAAGCAACAACTCGAAGGTTCGGAACTGAGCGCTGACAGCCGCGAGAGCGTCGAAGTCGCCGTGCAATGCATAGAGACTTCGTTCGAGCTTGGGGCAACCGATACGGCGCGTGCTGTCGACCTGCTGGCACTCGTACGTAACACGAACAGCGCGGGTGGGACCGCACCTGGACCTGTCAGTGCAGCTACCAGCGCTGTCGCTGAGCAGCTTAAGAACGAGGGTAACGAGCTGATGAAGGCGGAGAAGCACCGCGAGGCGCTGGAACGCTACTCGCGCGCCGTGGAGCTAGACCCCCGAAATGCTGTGTATTTCTGCAATCGCGCTGCCGCTCACTTCAAGCTGGGTGAGCACGAGGCGGCAGTTGCCGACTGCACCGCGGCACTCGCACTGCAACCTGACTACAGCAAAGCGCACGGCCGTCTCGGACTTGCGTTGACCGCACTCGAGCGACATCGTGAGGCGCGCCAGGCATACGCGCGCGCTGCTCAACTTGAGCCAGACAACGAGTCGTACCGCCAAAACTTGCGTCTCGCTGACGAACGGCTCGCTGCGCGTGGCGAGCGTGGGCCCGTGGACCTAGGAGGGCTACTACAAAACCCCGCTTTGCTCAATATGGCTACAGAGATGTTAGCGGATCCCAACATGCAGAATCTTATCTCTGGACTTATGAGTGGCACACAAGCGCAAGGAGGAGGAACAGGTGCAGGCGCAGCGGGTGCTGGTGGCATGAGCGCGTTGTTGGAGGCAGGGCAGGCACTGGCTCAGCACATGCAGGCAGCCAACCCCGAGCTGGTGGAGCAGCTGAGGCGCCAGGTGCGCCCTCCTGGGCCCACGCCACCACAGTGA